The Methanocaldococcus jannaschii DSM 2661 genome has a segment encoding these proteins:
- a CDS encoding DUF5814 domain-containing protein: MLIVRKPKKKKDEIEIVKVGGKIEDGIEVKNNQKIFANYKKVGDKYKLYRCRVGDKLIQPSKVLELLKSDKIFILKENEEEIEEVLKSYNLKFDYIELCPFCLLKNIYKRLTRNNRCRYGNLEICINCGINEIKEEVKISEEFIEKFLKRFKDVDKVLSLLRIRNPLDKPELTRYDIITGSEEDKIENYKIDELDIPEELKEIIKSRGIEELLPVQTLSVKAGLLNGDDLLIISATSSGKTLIGELAGIKNLIKTGKKFLFLVPLVALANQKYLEFKERYEKLGFKVSLRVGLGRIGKKVDVETSLDADIIVGTYEGIDYLIRTKRLKDIGTVVIDEIHSLNLEERGARLDGLIGRLRFLFKEAQKIYLSATIGNPKELAKQLNAKLVLYNGRPVPLERHIIFCKNDFAKLNIIKEIVKREWQNISKFGYRGQCLIFTYSRKRAEYLAKALKSKGIKAEFYHGGMEYIKRRKVEDDFANQKIQCVVTTAALSAGVDFPASTVILESLAMGADWLNPAEFQQMCGRAGRKGMHEIGKVYLLVEIGKKYHAKMENTEDEVAFKLLNAVPEDVKVEYNEDEEEEQILATISAGITNRYDIDRVPYIGRAFSLNKILSNLESYGMIKANNDVKLTNYGSAVAISFLYPKVAEKIKEGIIENKEIIKLITEIMPFENVYLSNNLKIKLSKILNINVPSRFFDALEVIREGMEKIKDKKLKEDLTLIIMEFEGVEVEEKILEMIINLRISGKTPGQISKTLYEEFKIQTYSGDIYYYLEQLLNLLDATERIARIFNKRYAEKVKELKEKIENPK; encoded by the coding sequence ATGCTTATTGTTAGGAAGCCAAAAAAGAAAAAAGATGAGATAGAAATTGTTAAAGTAGGTGGAAAAATAGAAGATGGGATAGAAGTTAAAAATAATCAGAAGATATTTGCAAATTACAAAAAAGTTGGAGATAAATACAAATTATACAGATGTAGAGTAGGAGATAAGTTAATTCAGCCGTCTAAGGTTTTGGAGTTGTTAAAATCTGACAAAATATTTATATTAAAAGAAAATGAGGAAGAAATAGAAGAAGTTTTAAAATCATACAATTTAAAGTTTGATTATATAGAACTCTGCCCATTCTGTTTATTAAAAAATATCTACAAAAGATTGACAAGAAATAATAGATGTAGATATGGAAATTTAGAAATATGTATAAACTGCGGGATTAATGAAATCAAAGAGGAAGTAAAAATTAGCGAAGAATTTATAGAGAAATTTTTAAAGAGATTTAAAGATGTTGATAAAGTTCTATCTTTGTTGAGAATAAGAAATCCATTGGATAAGCCGGAATTAACAAGATATGATATTATAACAGGTAGTGAAGAAGATAAGATTGAAAATTATAAGATAGATGAGTTAGATATTCCAGAAGAACTTAAAGAGATAATAAAGAGTAGGGGGATTGAAGAGCTTTTGCCTGTTCAAACACTATCCGTTAAAGCTGGTTTGTTAAACGGAGATGATTTATTAATTATTTCAGCAACTTCATCTGGAAAAACTTTAATTGGTGAGTTAGCAGGAATTAAAAATTTAATTAAAACTGGAAAAAAGTTTCTATTTTTAGTTCCTTTAGTTGCCTTAGCAAATCAAAAATACTTAGAATTTAAAGAAAGATATGAAAAATTAGGTTTTAAAGTTAGTTTAAGAGTTGGATTAGGTAGGATTGGAAAGAAAGTTGATGTTGAGACATCGTTAGATGCTGATATTATCGTTGGGACTTACGAAGGAATTGATTATTTAATTAGAACTAAAAGATTAAAAGATATTGGAACAGTGGTTATTGATGAAATCCACTCTTTGAATTTAGAGGAGAGAGGAGCAAGATTGGATGGTTTAATTGGTAGGCTGAGGTTTTTATTTAAAGAGGCACAAAAAATATATTTATCAGCAACAATTGGAAATCCAAAGGAATTGGCTAAACAACTAAATGCCAAATTAGTTTTATATAATGGAAGGCCAGTTCCTTTAGAGAGACATATAATTTTCTGCAAAAATGACTTTGCCAAACTAAATATTATCAAAGAAATTGTTAAAAGAGAATGGCAGAACATTTCAAAATTTGGATATAGAGGGCAGTGCTTAATATTTACTTACTCAAGAAAGAGAGCAGAGTATTTAGCTAAAGCTTTAAAATCTAAAGGAATTAAAGCAGAGTTCTATCATGGAGGTATGGAATATATAAAAAGAAGGAAAGTTGAAGATGATTTCGCAAATCAAAAAATTCAGTGCGTTGTTACAACTGCCGCTTTATCTGCAGGGGTTGATTTTCCAGCATCAACTGTTATCTTAGAGAGTTTAGCTATGGGGGCTGATTGGTTAAATCCTGCTGAATTCCAGCAAATGTGTGGGAGGGCTGGAAGAAAGGGGATGCATGAAATTGGGAAGGTCTATCTTTTGGTGGAAATAGGGAAGAAATATCATGCAAAGATGGAAAATACTGAGGATGAAGTGGCATTTAAATTATTAAACGCAGTTCCTGAAGATGTTAAAGTTGAATATAATGAGGATGAGGAGGAAGAGCAGATATTAGCTACAATCTCAGCTGGAATAACTAACAGATACGATATAGATAGAGTTCCTTATATTGGAAGGGCATTTTCTTTGAACAAAATTTTGAGTAATTTAGAGAGTTATGGAATGATAAAAGCTAATAATGATGTGAAATTAACAAATTATGGAAGTGCAGTTGCTATTTCATTTTTATATCCAAAGGTTGCTGAAAAAATTAAAGAGGGGATTATTGAGAATAAAGAGATTATAAAACTAATTACTGAAATTATGCCCTTTGAAAACGTCTATTTATCAAACAATTTAAAAATAAAGCTTTCAAAAATTTTGAATATAAATGTTCCTTCAAGGTTTTTTGATGCTTTGGAAGTTATTAGGGAGGGGATGGAAAAAATTAAGGATAAGAAGTTAAAGGAGGATTTAACTTTAATTATTATGGAATTTGAGGGAGTTGAAGTTGAAGAAAAAATTTTAGAGATGATTATTAATCTAAGGATTTCTGGAAAAACTCCTGGACAGATATCAAAGACATTATATGAAGAGTTTAAAATACAAACGTACTCTGGAGATATTTACTATTACTTAGAGCAGTTATTAAATCTTTTAGACGCTACAGAGAGAATAGCGAGGATATTTAACAAGAGATATGCCGAGAAAGTTAAAGAACTAAAAGAGAAAATTGAAAATCCAAAATAG
- a CDS encoding archaellin/type IV pilin N-terminal domain-containing protein, which produces MFEWMKNKKAISPILALLIVLGVTIVVGAVFYAWGSGLFNNSQQSTQSALEGTTSTITYAAGAIGVGVPKEIDVEGDLDLTYPTPDYKLSHLTTTDYGSYDERLIVPVPLTLENYYDSTLTNVKIESDGATEVAGLTLKKITLNYNGQNYDAYLLCTNDGTPFKGILNRTGIYPDATWTGDDGNNYTSVYYILAPNSVTGVAAVDGSKDLSVTTAKKWPYSQNDVQSMRLYAGGFNNMWYACAVNGSYSSWTNTLTATKFIGWNTAQAFYKYKTPIDAKFYTSEWDVGTLHKGEKVSKEIFFFFGSSMGFQEEPSGETTVKIPVKVVSDQGVYKQVDVNIVLKDRL; this is translated from the coding sequence ATGTTTGAATGGATGAAGAACAAAAAAGCAATCTCTCCAATCTTAGCCTTATTAATCGTGTTAGGAGTTACAATAGTCGTAGGAGCAGTATTCTACGCATGGGGAAGTGGATTATTTAATAACAGCCAGCAAAGTACTCAGTCAGCATTAGAAGGAACAACATCCACAATAACCTACGCTGCAGGAGCCATAGGTGTTGGAGTTCCAAAAGAAATTGATGTTGAAGGAGATTTGGATTTAACATATCCTACTCCAGATTACAAACTCTCTCACTTGACTACAACAGATTATGGCTCATATGATGAAAGATTAATCGTTCCAGTTCCATTAACTTTAGAAAACTACTATGATTCGACATTAACAAATGTAAAAATAGAAAGTGACGGAGCCACAGAAGTTGCTGGTTTAACACTCAAAAAGATTACATTAAACTACAACGGACAAAACTATGATGCATATTTATTATGCACAAATGATGGGACTCCATTTAAAGGTATATTAAATAGAACTGGAATATACCCAGATGCTACATGGACTGGAGATGATGGAAACAACTATACAAGTGTATACTACATATTAGCTCCAAACTCAGTTACTGGAGTTGCAGCAGTAGATGGTAGTAAAGATTTATCAGTTACAACTGCTAAGAAATGGCCATATTCACAAAATGATGTCCAAAGTATGAGGTTGTATGCAGGAGGATTCAACAATATGTGGTATGCATGTGCGGTTAATGGTTCATATTCAAGCTGGACAAATACATTAACAGCTACAAAATTCATTGGATGGAACACTGCTCAAGCATTTTACAAATACAAAACACCAATCGATGCTAAGTTCTATACTTCAGAATGGGATGTTGGAACATTACATAAAGGAGAAAAAGTTTCAAAAGAAATATTCTTCTTCTTTGGTTCAAGTATGGGTTTCCAAGAAGAGCCAAGTGGAGAAACAACTGTTAAAATCCCTGTAAAAGTTGTTTCCGACCAAGGAGTATATAAACAAGTTGATGTCAATATTGTATTAAAAGATAGGTTATAA
- a CDS encoding archaellin/type IV pilin N-terminal domain-containing protein, with protein MMDWLKNKKAISPILALLIVLGVTIVVGAVFYAWGSNLFGNSQEKTQAAVEGTATNMFYDAGAIRVAATCIDKIRYQDADDSDSWLGYPNGNGKIAKPSTSNGCYNSTYGTVFYDERFIVEIPVTIDTQDYKLTGVKVVGGIPKIVDMGGTYTNAFEDISAKFYAFWLHLNDNYQLLKKDGTLFVGYVNKSGMFEVSNGYVIAWNQTRDTYGKLASSVGATSDSSWDAVNTTTGVAPLVETSWPYYGTYCSNVKLYTATGEELKPGFGSGTLVAQWFCSSATYLDKLFNNPEYVVGTLPKNSEKTVKTYLFFNTLYLPNYKGSTNDGYVTFEVPLKVVSNEGVTKEVKVKFTVYDDE; from the coding sequence ATGATGGACTGGTTAAAGAATAAAAAAGCAATCTCTCCAATCTTAGCCTTATTAATCGTGTTAGGAGTTACAATAGTCGTAGGAGCAGTATTCTACGCATGGGGAAGTAATTTATTCGGAAACAGCCAAGAAAAGACACAGGCAGCAGTTGAAGGGACTGCAACAAATATGTTTTATGATGCTGGGGCAATTAGGGTTGCAGCAACATGTATTGACAAAATAAGATACCAAGATGCTGATGATAGTGATTCATGGTTAGGCTATCCAAATGGTAACGGAAAAATTGCAAAGCCATCTACTTCAAATGGATGTTATAATTCAACATACGGCACAGTATTCTATGACGAAAGATTTATTGTGGAAATTCCAGTAACTATTGACACACAAGATTATAAATTAACTGGAGTTAAAGTTGTAGGAGGAATCCCAAAAATAGTTGATATGGGTGGAACTTACACAAATGCCTTTGAAGATATATCTGCAAAGTTCTATGCATTCTGGTTACACCTAAATGACAACTATCAATTGTTGAAGAAAGATGGAACATTGTTCGTTGGATACGTAAATAAATCAGGAATGTTTGAAGTTAGTAATGGGTATGTAATTGCATGGAATCAGACAAGAGACACCTATGGAAAATTGGCTTCTTCAGTTGGTGCAACATCAGACTCCAGCTGGGATGCAGTTAATACAACAACTGGAGTAGCTCCACTTGTAGAGACTTCATGGCCATATTATGGAACATACTGTAGTAATGTTAAGTTATACACAGCTACTGGAGAAGAATTAAAACCAGGATTTGGAAGTGGAACATTGGTTGCACAATGGTTCTGCAGTTCTGCAACATACTTAGATAAACTATTCAACAACCCAGAATATGTTGTAGGAACATTACCAAAGAACTCAGAAAAAACTGTAAAAACCTACTTATTCTTCAATACATTATACTTGCCAAACTACAAAGGATCTACAAATGATGGATATGTGACATTTGAAGTTCCGTTAAAAGTTGTATCTAACGAAGGAGTAACTAAAGAAGTTAAAGTTAAATTTACGGTCTATGATGATGAGTAG
- a CDS encoding CBS domain-containing protein codes for MLNEPVKEIMTKDVVTVTPDTPVSKALGIMEENGFHHLIVVDKKDGKEEYYLISMRDLLLASSTDEEVRSLMYKAHCVHEDTPFLDAVCEMLDSGQRAAPIVNNVGKMVGIITDYDIMARAAKSKIMKDTKVTKIMTRNVITINENDSIGKARALMRDNNIGRLVVVDDEGNPVGMVTEVDILKKVFKPKKKMTAGEFKGEKVPRMGQPVRLIMNTPLITVDVDASAADAARVMQEYDIRGVPVVKGKSLRGIVTRLDIIKYIADLKKGAMIEIELHGMLDPEFKDLAERIIATEVKKMVKHAGKIHWIKITIKKERDKGGVPYYRITTYVKTPNKLYVGEGRPKASLPNKLEAEGEDIAYVSEHERWEFIDVLKESLESVLRQLEADYDKYHPKHAGKVVKGQFPEEFNPEEFKKEE; via the coding sequence ATGTTAAACGAACCAGTAAAAGAGATAATGACAAAAGATGTAGTTACAGTAACACCTGATACACCTGTCTCAAAGGCATTAGGAATTATGGAAGAGAACGGATTTCATCATTTAATAGTTGTTGATAAAAAAGACGGTAAGGAAGAATATTACTTAATAAGCATGAGAGATTTGTTGTTGGCATCATCAACAGATGAAGAAGTTAGGTCGTTAATGTATAAAGCACACTGCGTACATGAAGATACTCCATTTTTGGATGCTGTATGTGAGATGTTGGATAGTGGGCAGAGAGCAGCTCCAATAGTTAATAATGTAGGAAAAATGGTAGGAATTATAACTGACTATGATATAATGGCAAGAGCTGCAAAATCAAAAATAATGAAAGATACAAAGGTTACAAAGATAATGACAAGGAATGTTATTACAATAAACGAAAATGACTCAATTGGTAAAGCGAGAGCTTTGATGAGAGACAATAACATCGGTAGATTGGTTGTTGTAGATGATGAAGGAAACCCAGTTGGAATGGTTACTGAAGTCGATATATTAAAAAAGGTCTTTAAACCTAAGAAAAAGATGACTGCTGGAGAATTTAAAGGAGAAAAAGTTCCAAGAATGGGACAGCCAGTTAGATTAATTATGAACACTCCATTAATAACAGTCGATGTTGATGCAAGTGCTGCAGATGCTGCAAGAGTTATGCAAGAATATGATATTAGAGGAGTCCCAGTTGTTAAAGGAAAATCATTGAGGGGAATTGTCACAAGATTGGATATTATTAAATATATTGCTGATTTAAAGAAAGGGGCAATGATTGAAATTGAATTACACGGTATGTTAGACCCAGAATTTAAAGACCTTGCTGAAAGAATTATTGCAACAGAAGTTAAAAAGATGGTTAAACATGCAGGAAAGATTCATTGGATAAAAATAACAATCAAAAAAGAGAGAGATAAAGGAGGAGTTCCTTATTATAGAATAACAACTTATGTTAAGACACCAAATAAATTATATGTTGGGGAGGGTAGGCCAAAAGCATCATTACCAAACAAATTAGAGGCTGAAGGTGAAGATATAGCTTATGTTTCAGAACATGAAAGATGGGAGTTTATTGATGTTTTAAAAGAGTCATTAGAATCAGTATTGAGGCAGTTAGAAGCTGATTATGATAAATATCATCCAAAACATGCTGGTAAAGTAGTTAAAGGACAGTTCCCTGAAGAATTTAATCCAGAAGAGTTTAAGAAAGAGGAATAA
- the pyrI gene encoding aspartate carbamoyltransferase regulatory subunit, whose amino-acid sequence MEELKVKKITNGTVIDHIDAGKALMVFKVLNVPKETSVMIAINVPSKKKGKKDILKIEGIELKKEDVDKISLISPDVTINIIRNGKVVEKLKPQIPDEIEGTLKCTNPNCITNKEKVRGKFKIESKNPLKIRCYYCEKFLNEVIFE is encoded by the coding sequence ATGGAGGAGTTAAAAGTTAAAAAAATTACAAATGGGACTGTAATTGACCATATAGATGCTGGAAAGGCATTAATGGTTTTTAAGGTTTTAAATGTCCCAAAAGAGACATCTGTGATGATAGCCATTAATGTCCCATCAAAAAAGAAAGGAAAGAAAGATATTTTAAAAATTGAAGGAATTGAATTAAAAAAGGAGGATGTTGATAAAATATCTTTAATTTCTCCAGATGTAACTATCAACATCATTAGAAACGGAAAAGTTGTTGAAAAACTTAAACCACAAATTCCAGATGAGATAGAAGGGACATTAAAATGCACAAATCCAAATTGCATAACAAATAAAGAAAAAGTTAGAGGAAAATTTAAAATAGAAAGTAAAAACCCATTAAAAATTAGATGCTATTATTGTGAGAAGTTTTTAAATGAAGTAATTTTTGAATGA
- a CDS encoding DUF126 domain-containing protein, which yields MELKGRSISKGIIEGIAIVSKKPFSFLGGVDEEGNIIDKDSDLYGQSLKGKIFVFPYGRGSTVGSYVIYGLAKRGILKGIVNKECEPIVATGAILGGIPLVDKIDIEEIKTGDRIVVDGNTGVVKILNK from the coding sequence ATGGAACTAAAAGGAAGAAGTATATCAAAAGGTATTATTGAAGGCATAGCAATCGTTTCTAAAAAACCATTCTCTTTTTTAGGAGGAGTTGATGAAGAGGGCAACATTATAGATAAAGATAGCGATTTATATGGACAATCATTGAAAGGAAAAATCTTTGTATTTCCTTATGGTAGGGGGAGTACTGTTGGCTCCTATGTTATTTATGGTTTAGCAAAGAGAGGGATTTTAAAGGGTATAGTTAATAAAGAATGTGAGCCAATAGTTGCCACTGGGGCTATTTTAGGAGGAATTCCTTTAGTTGATAAAATAGATATTGAGGAGATAAAAACTGGAGATAGGATTGTTGTTGATGGAAATACAGGAGTGGTGAAAATTTTAAATAAATGA
- a CDS encoding NOG1 family protein, whose protein sequence is MSREANPFKKMPTILMPDELMAKALRRGEKVANEMRQKELPWLLKARFVEEHKVRTIASVVADNLQKVIDKTPPVRKLPKFYQEMVEVLVGIDDFKKSMGAFKWASELVRKLGNEYARKIRKARTPQQAGKLRKEFVGRVKSILEQIHPEMAFVAVAREKLKDLPTFKDLPTVVIAGYPNVGKSTLLKKLTGADVEINSYPFTTKGINVGYIGEIQMVDTPGLLDRPLYERNDIELQAILALNYLANLILFIIDASEFCGYTIEEQINLLKEIKDLFKAPIVVAINKIDLVDEERVKEIEEKLKEVGIEEILKISADKDIGLDELKERLKKIAIKEFLKDKDAENKELEC, encoded by the coding sequence ATGAGTAGAGAAGCTAATCCATTCAAAAAAATGCCAACAATATTGATGCCTGATGAATTGATGGCTAAAGCCTTAAGAAGAGGAGAAAAAGTAGCAAATGAGATGAGACAGAAAGAATTACCTTGGTTACTAAAAGCGAGGTTTGTGGAGGAGCATAAGGTAAGAACTATTGCTTCAGTTGTTGCAGATAACTTACAAAAGGTTATAGATAAAACGCCTCCAGTAAGAAAACTTCCTAAGTTTTATCAGGAGATGGTTGAGGTCTTGGTAGGGATAGATGATTTTAAAAAGTCGATGGGAGCATTTAAATGGGCTTCTGAATTGGTCAGAAAATTAGGAAATGAATATGCAAGAAAAATTAGAAAGGCAAGAACTCCACAACAGGCAGGAAAGTTAAGAAAGGAATTTGTTGGTAGAGTTAAATCTATATTGGAGCAGATTCATCCAGAGATGGCATTTGTTGCAGTGGCAAGAGAGAAATTAAAAGATTTACCAACATTTAAGGATTTGCCAACAGTAGTTATAGCTGGTTATCCAAACGTTGGTAAATCAACACTATTGAAAAAACTCACTGGAGCTGATGTTGAAATAAACAGCTATCCCTTCACAACTAAGGGAATAAATGTTGGTTATATAGGAGAGATTCAGATGGTCGATACTCCTGGACTGTTGGATAGGCCTCTGTATGAGAGGAATGATATTGAGTTACAGGCAATTTTAGCTCTAAATTATTTAGCTAATTTGATTTTATTTATAATAGATGCCAGTGAATTTTGTGGTTATACAATAGAAGAGCAAATAAATCTATTAAAAGAGATAAAAGATTTGTTTAAAGCTCCTATTGTTGTGGCTATAAATAAAATTGATTTGGTAGATGAGGAGAGAGTTAAAGAGATTGAAGAAAAATTAAAAGAGGTTGGAATAGAAGAAATATTAAAAATCTCTGCTGATAAAGATATTGGATTGGATGAGTTAAAAGAAAGGCTTAAAAAAATTGCTATAAAAGAATTTTTAAAGGATAAAGATGCGGAAAATAAAGAATTGGAATGTTAA
- a CDS encoding PUA domain-containing protein: MKVRKLKNAEINLIEEELSKYTDKDFVKSFKYENLIVLEGKWLTVCYTNIETIKKLNMFQDIFSVGNVFGEIKRKFRLSLEGFTLISPNIINNYAIVNEKAEALFLYGRDIFKESIIEVKGFGRIAVFNKNREFLGIGLFDGKIIKNIKDKGWYLREGG, translated from the coding sequence ATGAAAGTAAGAAAATTAAAAAATGCTGAAATTAATTTAATTGAGGAAGAGTTAAGTAAATATACTGATAAGGATTTTGTCAAAAGCTTTAAATATGAAAATCTAATAGTTTTGGAAGGAAAATGGCTAACAGTTTGTTATACAAATATAGAAACAATAAAAAAATTAAATATGTTTCAAGACATATTTTCAGTAGGTAATGTATTTGGTGAGATTAAGAGAAAATTTCGCTTATCCTTAGAGGGCTTTACATTAATATCTCCCAATATAATAAATAATTATGCAATTGTAAATGAAAAAGCTGAAGCATTATTTTTATATGGAAGGGATATCTTTAAAGAATCAATAATAGAAGTTAAAGGTTTTGGAAGAATTGCTGTTTTTAATAAAAATAGAGAGTTTTTAGGTATTGGACTCTTTGACGGAAAGATAATTAAGAATATAAAAGATAAGGGATGGTATTTGAGAGAGGGTGGATAA
- a CDS encoding lactaldehyde dehydrogenase, giving the protein MFIDGKWINREDMDVINPYSLEVIKKIPALSREEAKEAIDTAEKYKEVMKNLPITKRYNILMNIAKQIKEKKEELAKILAIDAGKPIKQARVEVERSIGTFKLAAFYVKEHRDEVIPSDDRLIFTRREPVGIVGAITPFNFPLNLSAHKIAPAIATGNVIVHHPSSKAPLVCIELAKIIENALKKYNVPLGVYNLLTGAGEVVGDEIVVNEKVNMISFTGSSKVGELITKKAGFKKIALELGGVNPNIVLKDADLNKAVNALIKGSFIYAGQVCISVGMILVDESIADKFIEMFVNKAKVLNVGNPLDEKTDVGPLISVEHAEWVEKVVEKAIDEGGKLLLGGKRDKALFYPTILEVDRDNILCKTETFAPVIPIIRTNEEEMIDIANSTEYGLHSAIFTNDINKSLKFAENLEFGGVVINDSSLFRQDNMPFGGVKKSGLGREGVKYAMEEMSNIKTIIISK; this is encoded by the coding sequence ATGTTCATAGATGGGAAGTGGATAAATAGGGAAGATATGGATGTTATTAACCCATATTCATTAGAAGTTATTAAAAAAATCCCTGCGTTAAGTAGGGAAGAAGCTAAAGAAGCTATAGATACGGCTGAAAAGTATAAAGAAGTTATGAAAAATCTCCCCATAACTAAAAGATACAACATCTTAATGAATATTGCCAAACAAATTAAAGAAAAGAAGGAAGAACTTGCCAAAATATTGGCTATAGATGCAGGAAAACCAATAAAACAGGCAAGAGTAGAGGTTGAAAGAAGTATTGGAACATTTAAATTAGCTGCTTTCTATGTTAAAGAGCATAGAGATGAGGTAATCCCTTCAGATGATAGATTAATTTTTACAAGGAGAGAACCAGTTGGAATAGTTGGGGCTATAACACCCTTCAATTTCCCTCTAAATTTATCAGCTCATAAAATAGCCCCAGCTATAGCCACTGGGAATGTTATAGTTCATCATCCATCATCAAAAGCTCCTCTTGTTTGTATAGAGTTGGCTAAAATCATAGAAAATGCTTTGAAGAAATATAATGTTCCACTGGGAGTTTATAATTTGCTAACTGGAGCTGGAGAGGTTGTAGGAGATGAGATAGTTGTTAATGAGAAGGTTAATATGATATCCTTCACAGGCAGTTCAAAGGTTGGAGAATTAATTACTAAAAAAGCTGGCTTTAAAAAAATTGCCTTGGAATTGGGAGGGGTTAATCCAAATATCGTTTTAAAAGATGCTGATTTAAATAAAGCAGTTAATGCATTAATAAAAGGCAGTTTTATATATGCTGGACAGGTTTGCATCTCTGTAGGGATGATTTTAGTTGATGAGAGTATAGCAGATAAGTTCATAGAGATGTTTGTAAATAAGGCAAAAGTACTTAACGTAGGAAACCCATTAGATGAGAAAACTGATGTAGGACCTTTAATAAGTGTTGAACATGCAGAATGGGTTGAAAAAGTTGTAGAAAAAGCTATAGATGAAGGAGGTAAGTTATTATTAGGAGGAAAGAGAGATAAAGCTCTATTCTATCCAACAATATTGGAAGTTGATAGAGACAATATTTTATGCAAAACTGAAACATTTGCCCCAGTAATTCCTATAATTAGAACTAATGAGGAAGAGATGATTGATATAGCCAACAGCACTGAATATGGGTTGCATTCAGCTATATTCACAAACGATATAAATAAATCCTTAAAATTTGCTGAAAACTTGGAGTTTGGGGGAGTAGTTATAAATGATTCATCATTGTTTAGGCAGGATAATATGCCATTTGGAGGAGTTAAGAAGAGTGGCTTAGGTAGGGAAGGAGTTAAATATGCAATGGAAGAGATGAGCAATATAAAGACAATAATAATCTCAAAATAA